A single region of the Undibacterium piscinae genome encodes:
- the katG gene encoding catalase/peroxidase HPI: MSNEAKCPFSGGARPNALAAAPKNANWWPNQLNLKILHQHSELSDPMGIEFNYAAAFKSLDLDAVVQDLHALMTDSQEWWPADYGHYGPFFIRMAWHSAGTYRVSDGRGGAGAGAQRFAPLNSWPDNGNLDKARRLLWPIKQKYGRTISWADLMVLAGTVALDSMGFKTFGFAGGRPDIWEPEEDIYWGPEGKWLDDQRYSGERDLEKPLAAVQMGLIYVNPEGPNGTPDPLGSARDIRETFARMAMDDEETVALVAGGHSFGKAHGAGDPAQVGPEPEAAGIEEQGLGWKNSYGSGKGVHTTTSGIEGAWTPNPIAWDNGYFETLFAYEWELTKSPAGAQQWTPKDPAAKTTVPDAHDPSLRHAPMMTTADMALRMDPAYEKISRRFLQHPEQLADAFARAWYKLTHRDMGPRSRYLGSLVAKEVLLWQDPIPAVNHALADAQDLAALKGKILGSGLSIAQLVKTAWASASTFRGSDKRGGANGARIRLAPQKDWAVNQAIDLPTVLAKLSAIQQDFNSSATGGKKISLADLIVLGGAAAIEAAAQKAGVSIAVPFAAGRMDASADETDVDSFAVLEPRADGFRNYLGKGMQAAAAELLLDKAQLLTLSAPEMTVLIGGLRVLNTNSDASKLGVFTDRPETLSNDFFVNLLDMATQWQASNDAGVLEGRDRNTGAVKWTASVVDLVFGSNSQLRAIAEVYASADAHAVFVRDFVKAWSKVMNLDRYDLM, encoded by the coding sequence TACGCAGCGGCCTTCAAGAGTCTTGATCTCGACGCTGTGGTGCAGGATTTGCATGCTCTGATGACCGACTCGCAAGAATGGTGGCCAGCCGATTACGGTCATTACGGGCCATTTTTTATCCGCATGGCTTGGCATAGCGCAGGCACGTATCGCGTGTCTGATGGTCGCGGTGGTGCCGGTGCAGGTGCGCAACGTTTTGCACCTTTGAATAGCTGGCCTGACAATGGCAATCTGGATAAGGCACGCCGACTGCTGTGGCCTATCAAACAAAAATACGGACGCACAATCTCTTGGGCAGACTTAATGGTGTTAGCCGGCACAGTCGCGCTTGATTCTATGGGCTTTAAAACTTTCGGTTTCGCTGGTGGACGTCCCGATATCTGGGAACCAGAAGAAGATATCTACTGGGGCCCTGAAGGCAAATGGCTAGATGATCAACGCTACAGTGGCGAGCGCGACCTGGAAAAACCGCTGGCGGCGGTACAGATGGGGCTCATCTATGTGAATCCGGAAGGTCCGAATGGCACACCCGATCCGCTAGGCTCGGCGCGCGACATCCGTGAAACCTTCGCCCGCATGGCGATGGATGATGAAGAAACCGTGGCCCTGGTTGCCGGTGGCCATAGCTTTGGCAAAGCCCACGGCGCGGGAGATCCTGCACAAGTGGGCCCTGAACCTGAAGCGGCCGGCATAGAAGAGCAAGGTCTGGGCTGGAAGAACAGTTACGGCAGCGGCAAAGGCGTGCACACCACCACCAGCGGGATTGAAGGTGCGTGGACCCCCAACCCTATCGCCTGGGACAACGGCTACTTCGAAACCCTGTTCGCTTACGAATGGGAATTGACCAAGAGCCCAGCCGGCGCGCAACAATGGACGCCCAAAGACCCGGCCGCCAAAACCACGGTGCCAGACGCGCATGATCCATCACTGCGGCATGCACCCATGATGACCACCGCTGATATGGCGCTGCGCATGGATCCGGCTTACGAGAAAATTTCACGTCGCTTTCTGCAGCATCCAGAGCAATTGGCAGATGCCTTCGCACGTGCCTGGTATAAGCTGACGCACCGTGACATGGGCCCTCGTTCACGTTATCTGGGCTCCCTGGTCGCCAAAGAAGTCTTGCTCTGGCAAGATCCTATACCGGCTGTCAACCATGCCTTAGCCGATGCGCAAGACCTTGCTGCACTTAAGGGCAAGATCTTGGGCTCTGGCCTGTCGATCGCGCAACTGGTAAAAACCGCCTGGGCCTCAGCCTCCACCTTCCGTGGCAGCGACAAGCGTGGCGGTGCCAATGGTGCCAGAATACGTCTGGCACCTCAGAAGGATTGGGCGGTCAACCAGGCAATTGATTTGCCTACGGTCTTAGCCAAACTGAGCGCGATACAGCAAGACTTTAATTCCAGCGCAACTGGCGGCAAGAAAATTTCACTGGCCGATCTGATTGTATTGGGAGGTGCCGCCGCGATAGAAGCGGCCGCGCAAAAAGCTGGAGTCAGTATCGCCGTTCCCTTTGCCGCTGGACGCATGGATGCCAGCGCGGATGAAACCGATGTTGACTCATTTGCGGTACTAGAACCGCGCGCTGACGGGTTTCGTAATTATCTGGGCAAAGGAATGCAAGCGGCGGCAGCTGAACTATTGCTGGACAAAGCCCAATTACTGACCCTGAGCGCGCCCGAAATGACGGTCTTAATAGGCGGTCTGCGCGTGCTGAACACCAACAGCGATGCCAGCAAACTGGGTGTTTTCACCGATAGACCTGAAACCTTGAGCAACGACTTTTTCGTCAATCTCTTAGACATGGCGACGCAATGGCAAGCCTCGAATGACGCCGGTGTGCTGGAAGGACGTGACCGCAACACTGGCGCTGTGAAGTGGACCGCTAGCGTAGTCGATCTGGTGTTCGGATCTAACTCACAACTACGTGCCATTGCAGAAGTGTATGCCTCAGCCGATGCCCACGCTGTCTTTGTGCGTGACTTTGTGAAAGCCTGGAGCAAGGTGATGAATCTAGATCGTTATGATCTGATGTAA
- a CDS encoding glutathione S-transferase codes for MPQLKLTYFDFHGGRGEPARLAMHIGGIAFEDHRFAYPEFAELRKSTPFGQVPTLLVDGVMVTQSDAINRYVAKLAGVYPLDAYQALLCDEVMSVVEDAAVRLSPSFRMTGEAQKEARLALVSGPMPMYLKWLQSQLSAHGGEFFADNRLTVADLKVFVDVRGLNSGRLDHVPRDLVETVAPALNAHMQRIAALPAIQQYYAKFEVK; via the coding sequence AACTGACTTATTTCGATTTTCATGGCGGTCGCGGCGAGCCCGCGCGTTTGGCGATGCACATCGGCGGAATCGCTTTTGAGGATCACCGCTTTGCCTACCCTGAGTTCGCCGAGTTACGCAAGAGCACTCCCTTTGGTCAGGTGCCGACCTTATTGGTCGATGGCGTCATGGTCACGCAGTCAGATGCGATCAACCGCTATGTTGCCAAACTCGCTGGAGTATATCCGCTCGATGCTTATCAAGCCTTGCTGTGTGACGAAGTGATGTCTGTGGTGGAAGACGCTGCGGTGCGTTTAAGCCCATCTTTTCGTATGACAGGCGAAGCACAAAAAGAAGCCCGCCTGGCACTCGTTAGTGGCCCTATGCCCATGTATTTGAAGTGGTTGCAAAGCCAGTTAAGCGCGCATGGCGGAGAATTTTTTGCCGATAATCGACTGACCGTGGCCGACCTAAAGGTCTTTGTCGACGTACGCGGGCTCAATTCTGGCCGTCTCGATCACGTGCCCAGGGATTTGGTCGAAACCGTTGCCCCCGCACTCAATGCCCACATGCAGCGCATCGCCGCACTGCCTGCGATACAGCAGTACTATGCCAAATTTGAAGTGAAGTAA